In one Polaribacter sp. ALD11 genomic region, the following are encoded:
- a CDS encoding outer membrane beta-barrel protein, which yields MKFLNLFIKLKNIVTLLVGVLLVQFSNAQSDINLSVGVQSMYPKLELNNASLDNSLSIGYGVDLGVSYRINTHFSVHSGIGLNHYKSEIKLDSYSSFQNSVDLSGEDFEFRYQLQNFSEEQQLTTISIPIAFQYETTGNFRFYSKVGLEANFFVNKKYTSRVEKLTTTGYFPRINAELDQPRFAGFGNFDTQEFIANDFDIKNSYNATLGLGLKQILKNGNSLYFGVFAKLGINTITSSLGKGLISYNSNEPMDFLSTSILQAVDRKSSASNQFTQAKLSVFGCTLKYEFSL from the coding sequence ATGAAATTTTTGAATCTATTTATAAAATTAAAAAACATAGTTACACTTTTGGTTGGTGTTCTACTCGTACAATTTAGCAATGCTCAATCTGACATTAACTTATCTGTCGGCGTACAATCGATGTATCCAAAATTAGAACTAAATAATGCCTCACTTGATAACTCGTTAAGTATTGGATATGGTGTTGATTTAGGTGTTTCCTATCGTATAAACACTCATTTTAGTGTACATTCTGGAATCGGTTTGAATCATTATAAAAGTGAAATTAAACTAGACTCTTACTCAAGTTTTCAAAACTCAGTAGATCTTTCTGGAGAGGATTTTGAGTTTAGATATCAGTTGCAAAACTTTTCTGAAGAGCAACAATTAACAACAATTAGCATTCCTATTGCGTTTCAATATGAAACTACAGGAAATTTTCGTTTTTATTCAAAAGTAGGTTTAGAAGCGAACTTTTTTGTAAATAAAAAGTATACGTCTAGAGTAGAAAAACTAACAACTACGGGTTATTTTCCTAGAATAAATGCAGAACTTGATCAACCAAGGTTTGCAGGTTTTGGGAATTTTGATACTCAAGAGTTTATTGCAAATGATTTTGATATTAAGAATAGTTACAATGCAACTTTAGGACTTGGATTAAAACAGATATTAAAAAATGGGAATTCTTTATATTTTGGTGTTTTTGCAAAATTGGGTATCAATACTATTACTTCTAGTTTAGGTAAGGGATTAATTTCTTATAACTCTAATGAACCTATGGATTTCTTATCAACTTCAATTTTACAAGCTGTAGATCGTAAAAGCAGTGCAAGCAATCAATTTACTCAGGCTAAATTAAGTGTTTTTGGATGTACATTGAAATATGAATTTAGTTTGTAA
- a CDS encoding purine-nucleoside phosphorylase, with amino-acid sequence MKKQQLQETIDFLKSEGITNPEIGIVLGTGLGKLVNEISIEKEIPYSEIPNFPVATVEFHSGKLIYGKLSGKKVLVMAGRFHLYEGYNAWEVTYGIRTMHGLGIKNLLVSNAAGAINLSYKKGDLMLIEDHINLQGSSPLAFQGANNFGNIFADMLAPYSKEINDKISNIANQQDILLHKGVYASVLGPQLETRAEYRMLQILETDAVGMSTVPEVIVAKQLNLPCAAISVLTDECDPKNLQPVDISEIIAIAGKAEPKMITLFKEVIKEL; translated from the coding sequence ATGAAAAAACAACAATTACAAGAAACCATCGATTTTTTAAAATCGGAAGGAATTACAAATCCAGAAATAGGTATTGTTTTAGGTACAGGATTAGGAAAATTGGTGAATGAAATTTCAATTGAAAAAGAAATTCCGTATTCAGAGATCCCAAACTTTCCGGTTGCAACCGTAGAGTTTCATTCTGGTAAATTAATTTATGGTAAATTATCTGGAAAAAAAGTCTTAGTAATGGCTGGCAGATTTCATTTGTATGAAGGTTACAATGCTTGGGAAGTAACTTACGGAATTAGAACTATGCATGGTTTAGGTATTAAAAACTTATTAGTTTCTAACGCTGCGGGCGCAATTAATCTTTCTTACAAAAAAGGAGATTTAATGTTAATTGAAGATCATATTAATTTACAGGGCAGTTCTCCTTTAGCTTTTCAAGGGGCCAACAATTTCGGTAATATTTTTGCGGATATGTTAGCACCATATTCTAAAGAAATAAATGATAAAATTAGTAATATCGCTAATCAGCAAGATATTTTATTACACAAAGGAGTCTATGCAAGTGTTTTAGGACCTCAGTTAGAAACAAGAGCAGAATATAGAATGTTACAAATATTAGAAACAGATGCTGTTGGTATGAGTACGGTACCAGAGGTTATTGTTGCAAAACAATTAAACTTACCTTGTGCTGCTATTTCTGTTTTAACAGATGAATGTGATCCTAAAAATTTACAACCTGTAGATATTTCAGAAATTATTGCCATTGCTGGTAAAGCTGAACCTAAAATGATTACGTTGTTTAAGGAAGTTATTAAGGAATTGTAG
- a CDS encoding TIGR04282 family arsenosugar biosynthesis glycosyltransferase, producing MSKENVSSSKIEKLNSKNLLLIFTRNPELGKVKTRLAKTVGDETALEVYKFLLEKTRDIAVKVTSDKAVYYSVKIRYNDIWDANIFKKHQQVGEDLGIRMLNAFENGFKAGYEKVLIIGSDLYDLTPKTIEKAFLELDKNDVVIGPAEDGGYYLLGMNSLHANIFKNKKWGTETVRKDTLDDLKDKKVFLLSELNDVDIFEDIEHHSAFQKFFK from the coding sequence ATGAGTAAAGAAAATGTATCTTCGAGTAAAATCGAGAAATTAAACAGCAAAAACCTATTATTAATCTTCACAAGAAATCCTGAATTAGGAAAAGTAAAAACACGCTTAGCAAAAACGGTTGGTGATGAAACTGCTTTAGAAGTTTATAAATTTTTACTAGAAAAAACAAGAGACATTGCTGTTAAAGTTACGTCTGACAAAGCTGTTTATTATTCCGTAAAAATTAGATATAATGATATTTGGGATGCCAACATTTTTAAAAAACACCAACAAGTCGGCGAAGATTTAGGTATTAGAATGTTAAATGCATTCGAAAATGGGTTTAAAGCAGGCTATGAAAAAGTACTGATTATTGGTAGTGACTTATATGATTTAACACCAAAAACTATAGAAAAAGCATTCTTAGAGTTAGATAAAAATGATGTCGTAATTGGACCAGCAGAAGATGGCGGTTACTACCTTTTAGGTATGAATTCTTTACATGCAAACATCTTCAAAAATAAAAAATGGGGAACAGAAACTGTTAGAAAAGATACTTTAGACGATTTAAAAGATAAAAAAGTATTTTTGTTGTCTGAATTAAATGATGTAGATATTTTTGAAGACATTGAACATCATTCTGCTTTTCAAAAATTTTTTAAATAA
- a CDS encoding rhodanese-like domain-containing protein — protein MKKLLLFFLLITSIMFGQNKLDKLLDKWNKRNVPYMSVETLALPKTKAILLDAREEKEFEVSHLEDAIYVGYDNFKLKKTLKILPTDKNAKIVVYCSLGIRSETVADKLIKEGYTNVYNLYGGIFEWKNANFQVVDTLGNNTEKVHTFSKNWSKWLTKGEKVYE, from the coding sequence ATGAAGAAACTACTCCTCTTTTTTTTACTGATAACATCCATCATGTTTGGGCAAAATAAACTAGACAAATTATTAGATAAATGGAACAAAAGAAACGTTCCGTATATGTCTGTAGAAACATTAGCTTTACCAAAAACGAAAGCTATTTTATTAGATGCTAGAGAAGAAAAGGAGTTTGAAGTAAGTCATTTAGAAGATGCTATTTATGTTGGTTATGATAACTTTAAATTAAAAAAAACACTAAAAATATTACCAACAGATAAAAATGCCAAAATTGTAGTGTATTGTTCTTTGGGTATTCGTTCTGAAACGGTTGCTGATAAACTAATTAAAGAAGGTTATACAAACGTTTACAATTTATACGGGGGTATATTTGAGTGGAAAAATGCAAATTTTCAAGTAGTAGATACATTAGGTAACAATACAGAAAAAGTACATACATTTAGTAAGAACTGGAGTAAATGGCTAACAAAAGGCGAAAAAGTTTATGAGTAA
- the arsM gene encoding arsenosugar biosynthesis arsenite methyltransferase ArsM, translating to MSYLETTHNVYKEAALTPDIGLCCTTNPIWELPGLKIPRIMQEMNYGCGSTVHARDLTNNPKMLYVGVGGGMELLQFAYFNRSKGGVIGLDVVDEMLEASRKNFKIAEEQNDWFKSDFVDLRKGDAMNLPVEDNSIDVAAQNCLFNIFKSDDLKKAIAEMYRVLKPHGKLVMSDPTCEQPMNDELRNDERLRALCLSGSLSIADYVKALTDAGFGTIEIRARKPYRILDTKNYPTDELIYIESIEVAAIKDPMPADGPCVFTGRAAIYYGVEDYFDDGLGHTLLKNQPLAICDKTTAALQALGRDDIFFSESTFHYDGGGCC from the coding sequence ATGAGTTATTTAGAAACAACACACAATGTATATAAAGAAGCTGCTTTAACTCCAGATATTGGTCTTTGTTGCACTACAAATCCTATTTGGGAATTGCCAGGATTAAAGATTCCTAGAATTATGCAAGAAATGAATTATGGTTGTGGCTCTACCGTACATGCAAGAGATTTAACAAACAATCCTAAAATGCTATATGTTGGTGTTGGTGGCGGAATGGAACTATTACAGTTTGCTTATTTCAACAGAAGTAAAGGCGGTGTAATTGGTTTAGATGTAGTTGATGAAATGTTAGAAGCTTCTCGCAAAAACTTTAAAATTGCTGAAGAACAAAATGACTGGTTTAAATCTGACTTTGTTGATTTACGAAAAGGAGATGCGATGAATTTACCTGTAGAAGATAATTCGATAGACGTTGCTGCTCAAAATTGTTTGTTCAATATTTTTAAATCTGATGATTTAAAGAAAGCGATTGCAGAAATGTACCGCGTTTTAAAACCTCATGGAAAATTGGTTATGAGCGACCCTACCTGCGAGCAACCAATGAATGATGAATTACGAAATGACGAACGTTTACGTGCGCTTTGTTTAAGTGGAAGTTTATCTATTGCAGATTACGTAAAAGCTTTAACGGATGCTGGTTTTGGTACTATTGAAATTAGAGCTAGAAAACCATATAGAATTTTAGACACGAAAAATTATCCAACAGACGAATTAATTTACATAGAATCTATAGAAGTTGCCGCAATAAAAGACCCAATGCCTGCAGATGGACCTTGTGTTTTTACAGGAAGAGCTGCTATTTACTATGGTGTTGAAGATTATTTTGATGACGGCTTAGGGCATACTTTATTAAAAAACCAACCTTTAGCTATTTGTGATAAAACAACTGCTGCTTTACAAGCTTTAGGTAGAGATGATATTTTCTTTTCAGAATCTACTTTTCATTATGATGGTGGAGGTTGTTGTTAA
- a CDS encoding metallophosphoesterase has product MDQKTVDLGKISGKTLLFGGVYSNLQALEALKQIAEKENIPPENCICTGDIVGYCAQPEETVQLFKLWGAKSIVGNVEIQLRENAADCGCEFKEGSRCDGFSQLWYPYAQSKLSKNSLDFLKTLPNNINFEYAKNKVTVVHGSYFNVSQFIFKSTDWALKKPNFEAASSDVIIAGHCGLPFHHQQKNKLWLNPGVIGMPANDGNPDVWYAILNDSKESFNFTHHTLNYNYKLTSKLMQNGLLPEEYSRTIVTGIWDNTEILPPIESGLQGFGIQL; this is encoded by the coding sequence ATGGATCAAAAAACAGTAGATTTAGGCAAAATATCAGGTAAAACTTTACTTTTTGGTGGAGTTTACAGCAATTTACAAGCTCTAGAAGCTTTAAAACAAATTGCCGAAAAAGAAAACATTCCTCCAGAAAACTGTATTTGTACAGGCGATATCGTTGGGTATTGTGCACAACCAGAAGAAACCGTACAATTGTTTAAATTGTGGGGAGCAAAAAGTATTGTTGGTAATGTAGAAATTCAATTAAGAGAAAATGCAGCAGACTGCGGTTGTGAATTTAAAGAAGGTTCTCGTTGTGACGGATTTTCTCAACTGTGGTATCCGTATGCACAAAGTAAATTGTCTAAAAATTCTTTAGATTTTCTAAAAACATTACCTAATAACATCAATTTTGAATATGCTAAAAATAAAGTAACTGTTGTACATGGTTCTTATTTTAATGTATCTCAATTTATTTTTAAGTCTACAGATTGGGCTCTTAAAAAACCAAATTTTGAAGCGGCAAGTAGTGATGTAATTATTGCGGGACATTGTGGTTTGCCCTTTCATCATCAACAAAAAAATAAACTTTGGTTAAATCCTGGTGTTATTGGAATGCCTGCAAATGATGGAAATCCAGATGTTTGGTACGCAATTCTAAATGATTCAAAAGAAAGCTTTAACTTTACACATCACACATTAAATTACAACTATAAGTTAACAAGTAAGTTAATGCAAAACGGTTTGCTACCAGAAGAATATTCGAGAACAATTGTTACCGGAATTTGGGACAATACAGAGATTTTACCACCGATAGAAAGTGGTTTACAAGGATTCGGAATTCAACTGTAA
- a CDS encoding sodium:solute symporter, translating into MDVINWQWLLIISSSLILFFLSPLAKTTDQFFKAVHQKKTPNTLVLTGSLIISWIFAKSITNAANLGLSFGLVGGVAYAGYYLSFAVAGIIIYQLRTKGNFKSIHEFLISKFGKNAMAIFSILIAFRLFNEVWSNTMVIGSYFGLQGSSGYYWAIIVFTLLTLSYALKGGLSSSIFTDVIQMVLFSVLLAIILGTIFTTDDFSTTQIVSSGTWSFELGLNLFFAAIIQSFSYPFHDPVLTDRGFISSPKVTRKSFLWASVLGAICIVLFSLIGVYAQTKGMSGQAAVEVGKAFGVVILLVINFIMITSAASTLDSTFSSFSKLLAIDLNIKKTVSFGRITMLIVAVLGTIPVFLNAEILSATTISGTMVIGLTPIFIFWKVKVPKISFYLSVFCGLVFGFFLIFDIFPEALIFTKGKYASLLWVNVWGILSCIILYFIPRWIKKQ; encoded by the coding sequence ATGGATGTAATAAATTGGCAATGGCTTTTAATAATTAGTTCTAGTTTAATCTTGTTCTTTTTATCTCCGCTAGCAAAAACCACAGATCAGTTTTTTAAAGCTGTACACCAAAAAAAAACACCCAATACTTTGGTGTTAACGGGGAGTTTAATTATTTCTTGGATTTTTGCAAAAAGCATTACCAACGCAGCGAATTTAGGTTTGTCTTTTGGGTTGGTTGGTGGTGTTGCATATGCTGGGTATTATTTGTCGTTTGCCGTTGCGGGAATTATTATTTATCAATTAAGAACGAAGGGAAACTTTAAAAGTATTCATGAGTTTTTAATTTCTAAATTTGGTAAAAATGCGATGGCAATCTTTTCAATTCTGATTGCTTTTCGTCTTTTTAATGAAGTTTGGAGCAACACCATGGTCATTGGAAGTTACTTTGGCCTACAAGGAAGTAGTGGCTATTATTGGGCTATTATTGTGTTTACCTTGTTAACGTTATCTTACGCATTAAAAGGCGGTTTGAGCAGTTCTATTTTTACAGACGTCATACAAATGGTGTTATTTTCTGTTTTATTAGCCATTATTTTAGGAACTATTTTTACTACGGATGATTTTTCGACAACACAAATAGTTTCATCAGGAACTTGGAGTTTTGAATTGGGTTTAAATTTATTTTTTGCAGCAATTATTCAGTCTTTTAGTTATCCTTTTCACGACCCTGTTTTAACAGACAGAGGTTTTATTTCTTCTCCAAAAGTGACTAGAAAAAGCTTTTTATGGGCAAGTGTTTTAGGTGCAATTTGTATTGTATTATTTAGTTTAATTGGGGTTTATGCACAAACAAAAGGAATGTCTGGGCAAGCAGCTGTAGAAGTTGGTAAAGCATTTGGTGTAGTTATTTTATTAGTAATCAATTTTATAATGATTACCTCTGCTGCTTCTACTTTAGATTCTACTTTTTCTTCTTTTTCGAAGTTATTAGCAATCGATTTAAATATCAAAAAAACGGTTTCCTTCGGAAGGATTACCATGCTAATAGTTGCTGTTTTAGGAACAATACCCGTTTTCTTAAATGCTGAAATATTATCTGCAACCACCATTTCTGGAACTATGGTTATTGGCCTCACTCCTATTTTTATATTTTGGAAAGTAAAAGTGCCAAAAATTAGTTTTTATTTAAGTGTTTTCTGCGGATTAGTTTTTGGTTTTTTTCTCATTTTCGATATTTTTCCAGAAGCATTGATTTTTACAAAAGGAAAATACGCCTCTTTATTATGGGTAAATGTTTGGGGGATTTTAAGTTGTATCATTTTATATTTTATTCCAAGATGGATCAAAAAACAGTAG
- a CDS encoding SusD/RagB family nutrient-binding outer membrane lipoprotein: protein MKKYIITVAIFASIFASCTKEFEEINTNQNSPVNVQPSLLLRQVIYDFGEQMSYEGFAAGNLLSQHYALLDFNLFDRHDLKSPQLGGNPWSIFFKNLRDNEIIIKKSRKTPAFAVYEGPTLILKAYMAAALTDIFGDVPYFEAFNGVEGTVTPKYDLQEDIYQKENGILNNLDKGIAAINAYSGSIPLEGDILFNGDLNSWIRFANSLKIKYLVRISDKVNVASQLQTLFSDDNYIKNNNENATFDFTNTAPNSFRFAQLRVGDFTNFIMSETAEDIFKNLNDSRVGKFYQPFENATSNEFNGLINGINSSTTTPSPDNYSLVGKIFREDTSSLDANFMTAWETQFLLAEAAQKGLINTNPETLYNNGVMQAFEYWNTNLPTTYLTGNASLNAVGKTPLEQIITQKWIANTINGYESWIEYRRTGFPVLKNVAASLNNGLIPVRMPYPADAGALNTENYKVAATATNGNSLDVKVWWNE from the coding sequence ATGAAAAAATATATAATTACAGTTGCAATTTTCGCAAGTATATTTGCAAGTTGCACCAAAGAATTTGAAGAAATTAATACGAACCAAAACTCACCCGTTAATGTGCAACCAAGCTTATTACTACGCCAAGTAATTTATGATTTTGGTGAGCAAATGAGTTATGAGGGTTTTGCAGCAGGAAATTTATTATCGCAACATTATGCGCTTTTAGATTTTAATTTATTTGATAGACACGATTTAAAAAGTCCACAATTAGGTGGAAATCCTTGGTCCATATTTTTTAAAAATTTACGTGATAATGAAATTATCATAAAAAAATCTCGAAAAACCCCAGCTTTTGCAGTTTACGAAGGACCAACTTTAATTTTAAAAGCATATATGGCTGCTGCATTAACTGATATTTTTGGTGATGTTCCTTATTTTGAAGCTTTTAATGGCGTTGAAGGAACTGTAACTCCGAAGTATGATTTACAGGAAGACATTTATCAAAAAGAAAACGGAATCTTGAATAATTTAGACAAAGGAATTGCTGCTATAAATGCATATTCTGGTTCAATTCCGTTAGAAGGAGATATTTTATTTAATGGAGATTTAAATAGTTGGATTCGATTTGCAAATTCTTTGAAAATTAAATATTTAGTCCGTATTTCTGATAAAGTTAACGTTGCTAGTCAATTACAAACTTTATTTTCTGATGATAATTACATTAAAAATAATAATGAAAATGCAACTTTCGACTTTACAAACACTGCACCAAATAGCTTCCGTTTTGCGCAGTTAAGAGTTGGTGATTTTACCAATTTTATAATGTCTGAAACAGCTGAAGATATTTTTAAAAACTTAAATGACAGTAGAGTAGGTAAATTTTATCAACCATTTGAAAATGCTACTTCAAATGAATTTAATGGCTTAATTAACGGAATTAACTCTTCAACAACCACTCCTTCGCCAGACAATTACTCATTGGTTGGTAAAATCTTTAGAGAAGATACTTCTTCTTTAGATGCTAACTTTATGACCGCTTGGGAAACTCAATTTTTATTGGCAGAAGCGGCTCAAAAAGGACTAATTAACACAAACCCAGAAACCTTATACAACAATGGAGTTATGCAAGCTTTCGAATATTGGAATACAAACTTACCAACAACTTATTTAACTGGTAATGCAAGTTTAAATGCTGTAGGAAAAACACCTTTAGAGCAAATTATTACTCAAAAATGGATTGCAAATACTATAAATGGTTACGAAAGTTGGATTGAGTATAGAAGAACAGGTTTTCCTGTGCTAAAAAATGTTGCAGCAAGTTTAAATAACGGTTTAATTCCTGTAAGAATGCCGTATCCTGCCGATGCTGGTGCGTTAAATACAGAAAACTACAAAGTTGCAGCTACAGCAACAAATGGTAATAGTCTAGACGTAAAAGTTTGGTGGAACGAATAG
- a CDS encoding SusC/RagA family TonB-linked outer membrane protein, protein MKHISMWILLLFTSIIFSQTTVTGTITDKNTGEKIPDVSISSSIKNGTTSNLNGTYAIVISDTEQSLTFTYLGYKTQKINVGNRNVINIQLTEQETSLNEVVVTALGVNRKTKELGYVVQELKAKELTEVKTANFLDNLSGKLAGVTISQGATGVGSSSKITIRGEASFSNNNPLFIVDGTPINNNTVFNFTDESATGFQEIDFGNGAMEVNADDIESVTVLKGPSAAALYGTRASNGVIVIKTKDGSKKKGLGISINSSITLDNAFRLPDFQNEYGQGNGGNFEYSNGLGAGINDVISYSWGPRLDAGNLISQFDSPVTLPNGATVRGGDTSLYSGNLITPTLFKSNPDNLKDFYQTGVTTINNISINDRFERGSYRLSFTDLDSQSIIPGVNLERKTVALKVIFNPTEKTRVTSSINYVNSSSNNRPSNGYGSENANYSLVAWGPRSLNINSLREYWQPGLEGLQQYNFNYRYFDNPFFILNENTNSFNRDRVFGNIAVNHKFTDKLSVSFRSGMDYSSEKRKFNRNFSSNRFANGAYAEHDVFYREVNTDFLVNYTDKFEDFSFDASFGGNRLDQTASTKQAQTTNLAQPGIFSLNNAASPVEFFQFESKKRINSLYGIVKFGYKDYLYADITGRNDWSSALATSFSVDGVSFFYPSVSTSFIVSNATELPENISFAKLRASVAQVGNDTNPYQTSSAFVSQTSFNGQPTFSNQDFIPNANLKPEITTSYEVGADLRFLKDRLNIDFTYYNSTTKDQIISLPIAISSGYNQQVINGGKVNTTGVEIILGGRPIKNEKFTWNTTFNFATNRSVIKNLPQEEGRLTLAYSRIYDSANQTVYFQVEEGGRIGDFYGTGYLKNANGDFIIVDDAAKPEDNGKFIADNNLQKLGNYNPDFTLGWNNNFSYQNWTASFLFDWRQGGEIVSRTSALGNVGGQLAETVFRPDAGIIAQGVGRSSGLPNTIAVSPESYYRQFYDRNHEENNVYDASYLKLRQFSIGYKLNLKEGFLGLKDTSTLDLSFIGNNLFVITENPHFDPEQLAVQGNGFVSGVEDMSYATSRSLGFKVGFNF, encoded by the coding sequence ATGAAACACATTTCTATGTGGATCTTATTGCTTTTTACGAGCATCATTTTTTCACAAACAACAGTTACAGGTACAATTACAGATAAAAATACGGGAGAGAAAATTCCTGATGTGAGCATCTCTTCATCAATCAAAAATGGAACAACTTCTAATTTAAATGGAACCTATGCCATTGTAATTTCAGATACTGAACAATCGCTAACTTTTACATATTTGGGTTATAAAACTCAAAAAATAAATGTAGGAAATCGAAACGTAATCAATATTCAATTGACAGAACAAGAAACAAGTTTAAATGAAGTTGTAGTTACTGCTTTGGGTGTAAACAGAAAAACAAAAGAATTAGGTTATGTTGTTCAAGAATTAAAAGCAAAAGAATTAACCGAAGTGAAAACAGCTAATTTTTTAGATAATTTATCAGGAAAATTGGCTGGTGTAACTATTTCTCAAGGAGCAACTGGCGTTGGTTCATCTTCAAAAATCACCATTCGTGGTGAAGCTTCTTTCTCGAACAATAATCCGCTTTTTATAGTGGATGGAACGCCAATTAATAACAATACCGTTTTTAATTTTACGGACGAATCTGCTACAGGTTTTCAAGAAATTGATTTTGGAAACGGAGCAATGGAGGTAAATGCAGATGATATTGAATCTGTAACTGTTTTAAAAGGACCAAGTGCAGCTGCATTGTATGGTACAAGAGCTTCAAACGGAGTTATTGTTATTAAAACAAAAGACGGAAGTAAGAAGAAAGGTTTAGGAATTAGCATCAATTCTTCTATAACTTTAGACAATGCTTTTCGTTTACCCGATTTTCAAAACGAATATGGGCAAGGAAACGGTGGTAATTTTGAATATTCCAATGGACTTGGTGCTGGTATTAATGATGTAATTTCTTATTCTTGGGGACCTAGATTAGATGCTGGAAATTTAATTTCACAGTTTGATTCTCCTGTAACTTTACCAAACGGAGCAACGGTTCGTGGTGGAGACACTTCTTTATATTCTGGTAATTTGATTACACCAACTTTATTTAAGTCGAACCCAGATAATTTAAAAGATTTTTATCAAACAGGAGTTACAACTATAAATAATATATCTATTAATGATCGTTTCGAAAGAGGTTCTTATAGATTGTCTTTTACAGATTTAGATAGCCAATCTATAATTCCAGGAGTAAATTTAGAACGTAAAACGGTCGCTTTAAAAGTGATTTTTAATCCAACTGAAAAAACGCGAGTTACTTCTTCTATAAATTATGTAAATTCAAGTAGCAACAACAGACCGTCAAACGGTTATGGAAGTGAAAATGCAAATTACTCTTTAGTTGCCTGGGGACCAAGATCTTTAAATATTAATAGTTTACGAGAGTATTGGCAACCAGGTTTAGAAGGTTTGCAACAGTATAATTTCAACTACAGATATTTTGACAATCCTTTTTTTATATTGAATGAAAACACCAATTCTTTTAATAGAGATCGCGTTTTTGGAAATATTGCTGTAAACCATAAATTTACAGATAAATTAAGTGTTTCTTTTCGTTCTGGAATGGATTATTCATCAGAAAAGAGAAAGTTTAATCGTAATTTTAGTTCTAACCGTTTTGCAAATGGAGCCTATGCTGAACATGATGTTTTTTACAGGGAAGTAAACACAGATTTCTTGGTAAATTATACAGATAAATTTGAAGATTTTTCTTTTGACGCTTCTTTTGGAGGAAATAGACTAGACCAAACAGCTTCAACAAAACAAGCGCAAACTACCAATTTAGCACAACCAGGTATTTTTAGTTTAAACAATGCAGCATCTCCTGTAGAATTTTTTCAGTTTGAATCTAAAAAAAGAATTAACTCTTTATACGGAATTGTAAAATTTGGTTACAAAGATTATTTATATGCTGATATAACTGGAAGAAATGACTGGTCTAGTGCATTGGCAACGTCATTTTCTGTGGATGGTGTTTCATTCTTTTACCCATCCGTTTCTACAAGTTTTATTGTATCTAATGCCACAGAATTGCCAGAAAATATTTCTTTTGCGAAGTTAAGAGCAAGTGTTGCACAAGTTGGTAATGATACAAACCCTTATCAAACTTCTAGTGCTTTTGTATCACAAACATCATTTAATGGGCAACCAACTTTTAGCAATCAAGACTTTATTCCGAATGCAAATTTAAAACCAGAAATTACTACTTCTTATGAAGTTGGAGCAGATCTAAGGTTTTTAAAAGACAGGTTAAATATAGATTTCACCTATTATAACTCAACAACTAAAGATCAAATTATTTCTTTGCCAATTGCCATTTCTTCAGGATATAATCAACAAGTTATAAACGGTGGAAAAGTAAATACAACAGGAGTTGAAATTATTTTAGGAGGAAGACCAATTAAAAATGAAAAATTCACATGGAATACTACTTTCAATTTTGCGACCAATAGGTCTGTGATAAAAAATTTACCACAAGAAGAAGGTCGCTTAACTTTAGCATACAGTAGAATTTACGACAGTGCAAATCAAACAGTATATTTTCAAGTTGAAGAAGGTGGTAGAATCGGTGATTTTTATGGAACTGGATATTTAAAAAATGCAAACGGAGATTTTATTATTGTAGACGATGCGGCGAAACCAGAAGATAATGGAAAGTTTATAGCGGACAATAACTTACAAAAATTAGGGAATTATAATCCAGATTTCACATTGGGTTGGAACAATAATTTTAGCTATCAAAATTGGACTGCAAGTTTCTTATTCGATTGGAGACAAGGAGGTGAAATTGTATCGAGAACCAGTGCTTTAGGTAATGTTGGTGGACAATTAGCAGAAACAGTTTTTAGACCAGATGCTGGTATTATTGCACAAGGTGTTGGAAGATCTTCTGGTTTACCAAACACAATTGCGGTTTCTCCAGAAAGTTATTACAGACAGTTTTACGACAGAAATCATGAGGAAAATAATGTATATGATGCGTCTTATTTAAAATTACGTCAGTTTTCAATTGGTTATAAATTGAATTTAAAAGAAGGTTTTTTAGGATTGAAAGACACGTCTACTTTAGATCTTTCATTTATAGGAAATAATTTATTTGTAATTACAGAAAACCCTCATTTCGATCCTGAACAATTGGCAGTTCAAGGAAATGGTTTTGTAAGTGGTGTAGAAGACATGAGCTATGCAACTAGCAGAAGTTTAGGTTTTAAAGTAGGGTTTAATTTTTAA